Proteins found in one Pempheris klunzingeri isolate RE-2024b chromosome 6, fPemKlu1.hap1, whole genome shotgun sequence genomic segment:
- the jun gene encoding transcription factor Jun: MYTKMETTFYDDSLNAFSQHDNASYGYSNPKALKHNMTLNLSDPTGTLKPHLRAKASDILTSPDVGLLKLASPELERLIIQSSNGLITTTPTPTQFLCPKNVTDEQEGFAEGFVRALAELHHQHMPGTTGVSVTSAPQTSVNSALPPVSSVAGATVYNNTATMRSDSPVYEDLNPFNPAISTVSAPNYTTSAPTMSFPAAPPQLPIYGQPRLTALKEEPQTVPEMPGETPPLSPIDMESQERIKAERKRMRNRIAASKCRKRKLERISRLEDKVKNLKSQNSELASTANMLREQVAQLKQKVMNHVNSGCQLMLTQQLQTF; this comes from the coding sequence ATGTATACCAAGATGGAAACTACTTTCTATGACGACTCACTCAACGCTTTCTCCCAGCACGACAACGCCAGCTACGGGTACAGCAACCCCAAGGCGctgaaacacaacatgacaCTGAACCTCTCCGACCCGACGGGCACTCTGAAACCTCACCTCCGGGCCAAGGCCAGCGACATCCTCACCTCTCCTGATGTGGGCTTGCTGAAGCTGGCCTCCCCGGAGCTGGAGCGGCTCATCATCCAGTCCAGCAACGGGCTCATCACCACCACGCCGACCCCGACCCAGTTCCTGTGCCCCAAGAATGTCACCGACGAGCAGGAGGGCTTCGCGGAGGGGTTTGTCCGGGCCCTGGCCGAGCTCCACCACCAGCACATGCCGGGCACCACAGGTGTGAGTGTCACCTCAGCCCCCCAGACCAGCGTCAACTCTGCCCTGCCGCCTGTCTCATCTGTGGCCGGCGCCACCGTTTACAACAACACCGCCACCATGCGCTCCGACTCGCCGGTTTATGAGGACTTGAACCCTTTCAACCCGGCCATCAGCACCGTCTCGGCACCGAATTACACCACCTCAGCCCCGACCATGTCCTTCCCCGCTGCCCCGCCGCAGCTTCCCATCTACGGGCAGCCCCGGCTCACGGCGCTCAAAGAGGAGCCCCAAACCGTGCCCGAGATGCCCGGGGAgacccctcccctctccccaaTCGACATGGAGAGCCAGGAGCGCATCAAGGCTGAGAGAAAGCGGATGAGGAACCGCATCGCTGCCTCCAAGTGCCggaagaggaagctggagcGGATCTCGAGGCTGGAGGACAAAGTGAAGAACCTCAAGTCCCAGAACTCGGAGCTCGCGTCCACCGCCAACATGTTGCGCGAGCAGGTGGCCCAGCTGAAGCAGAAGGTGATGAACCACGTGAACAGCGGCTGTCAGCTCATGTTGACGCAACAGCTGCAGACCTTCTGA